One Streptomyces hundungensis DNA segment encodes these proteins:
- a CDS encoding Zn-ribbon domain-containing OB-fold protein: protein MVAGWFTDAQGQDFRLLGTRCAACSTVFFPREDAFCRNPGCAGGELTEVPLSRRGRVWSYTDARYRPPAPYVSDPHAEWEPYVLVAVELAAEHMVVLGQAAPGVGVTDLAVGMEVEVVAGVLDEDAGTTWTTWHWRPVGVAA from the coding sequence GTGGTCGCGGGCTGGTTCACGGACGCCCAGGGGCAGGACTTCCGACTGCTCGGCACCCGCTGCGCCGCCTGCTCCACCGTCTTCTTTCCGCGCGAGGACGCCTTCTGCCGCAACCCGGGATGCGCGGGCGGCGAACTGACGGAGGTGCCGCTGTCCCGGCGGGGCCGTGTGTGGTCGTACACCGACGCGCGCTACCGCCCGCCCGCCCCCTATGTGTCCGACCCCCATGCGGAATGGGAACCCTATGTGCTTGTCGCCGTCGAGCTGGCGGCCGAGCACATGGTGGTGCTCGGGCAGGCGGCCCCCGGGGTCGGCGTCACCGATCTGGCGGTCGGGATGGAGGTCGAGGTGGTGGCGGGGGTGCTCGACGAGGACGCCGGGACCACGTGGACGACCTGGCACTGGCGGCCCGTGGGGGTGGCGGCGTGA
- a CDS encoding DUF962 domain-containing protein has product MTHTTKPTFDSYEEFWPYYVAMHSRAATRWVHLTGTLTGLALTAYGLARGRGRYALALPLIGYGTAWPAHWFIEKNNPATFGHPAWSLRGDRQMIAMMLAGRDRELGEIAAKWLAENR; this is encoded by the coding sequence ATGACGCACACGACGAAGCCGACGTTCGATTCGTACGAGGAGTTCTGGCCCTACTACGTGGCGATGCACTCGCGGGCCGCCACCCGGTGGGTCCATCTCACGGGCACCCTCACCGGGCTCGCGCTCACCGCGTACGGACTCGCACGCGGGCGGGGGCGGTACGCCCTCGCGCTGCCGCTCATCGGATACGGGACCGCCTGGCCCGCGCACTGGTTCATCGAGAAGAACAACCCCGCCACCTTCGGGCACCCCGCCTGGTCGCTGCGCGGGGACCGGCAGATGATCGCGATGATGCTGGCCGGGCGCGACCGCGAGCTCGGGGAGATCGCCGCGAAGTGGCTCGCCGAAAACCGCTGA
- a CDS encoding M15 family metallopeptidase → MAAAAALLTVTALSPAARATPEPKAPEEFVALRSVDPSILQEMRYRTPHDFVGEPIDGYRQPLCILTRPTAEALHHAQVKLLRQGYSLKVYDCYRPQRAVDHFVRWAKDLDDERMKAEFYPRVDKSRLFADGYIAEKSGHSRGSTMDVTIVRLPALPTRPYHPGQRLVPCYAPKGERFPDNSVDMGTGFDCFDTLAHTDDPRIQGAQRANRQLLKSTLAAEGFANLPEEWWHFTYRPEPFPDTYFDFPVAWRSVAGH, encoded by the coding sequence ATGGCCGCCGCTGCCGCGCTGCTCACCGTGACGGCCCTCTCCCCCGCCGCGCGGGCGACGCCCGAGCCCAAGGCGCCCGAGGAGTTCGTGGCGCTGCGTTCCGTCGACCCGTCCATCCTTCAGGAGATGCGCTATCGCACCCCGCACGACTTCGTGGGCGAGCCGATCGACGGCTACCGGCAGCCGCTGTGCATCCTGACCCGGCCGACCGCCGAGGCCCTGCACCACGCGCAGGTGAAGCTGTTGCGCCAGGGGTATTCGCTGAAGGTGTACGACTGCTACCGGCCGCAGCGCGCGGTCGATCACTTCGTGCGCTGGGCGAAAGATTTGGACGACGAGCGGATGAAGGCGGAGTTCTATCCCCGGGTCGACAAGTCGAGGCTGTTCGCGGACGGTTACATCGCCGAGAAGTCGGGGCACAGCCGGGGCAGCACGATGGATGTGACGATCGTGCGGCTGCCCGCGCTGCCCACCCGGCCGTACCACCCGGGGCAGCGGCTCGTACCCTGCTACGCGCCGAAGGGCGAGCGGTTCCCCGACAACTCCGTCGACATGGGCACGGGGTTCGACTGCTTCGACACGTTGGCGCACACCGACGATCCCCGGATCCAGGGCGCCCAGCGGGCGAACAGGCAGCTCCTCAAGAGCACGCTCGCGGCGGAGGGTTTCGCCAATCTGCCGGAGGAGTGGTGGCACTTCACCTACCGGCCGGAGCCCTTCCCGGACACCTACTTCGACTTCCCGGTGGCCTGGCGGTCGGTGGCCGGACACTGA
- a CDS encoding NUDIX domain-containing protein, with protein sequence MSAPSNQPVPDSHCAACGAPFAAPAEVTSRTCADCGTTAYRNPLPVAVALLPVIDAHGTGLVVITRAIAPRRGDLALPGGFIDLGESWQDAVVRELGEETGIEATAAEVRLADALSSPQHLLLFGLLPARPAAELPPSVPTDETEGWELLREPAELAFPLHTEAVRRWFAGEYRAGPAPLA encoded by the coding sequence GTGAGCGCCCCCTCGAACCAGCCCGTCCCGGACTCCCACTGCGCCGCGTGCGGAGCACCGTTCGCCGCACCCGCCGAGGTTACGTCCCGCACCTGCGCCGACTGCGGCACCACCGCCTACCGCAACCCGCTGCCGGTCGCCGTCGCGCTGCTGCCCGTCATCGACGCCCACGGCACCGGGCTCGTCGTGATCACCCGCGCCATCGCGCCGCGGCGGGGCGACCTCGCCCTGCCCGGCGGTTTCATCGACCTCGGCGAGAGCTGGCAGGACGCCGTCGTCCGCGAACTCGGCGAGGAGACCGGCATCGAGGCCACGGCGGCCGAGGTACGCCTCGCGGACGCGCTGAGCTCCCCCCAACACCTGCTCCTGTTCGGCCTGTTGCCCGCGCGGCCGGCCGCCGAGCTGCCGCCCTCGGTGCCGACGGACGAGACGGAGGGCTGGGAACTGCTGCGGGAACCGGCCGAGTTGGCCTTCCCCCTGCACACGGAGGCGGTCCGCAGATGGTTCGCGGGGGAGTACCGCGCCGGGCCCGCGCCGCTCGCCTGA
- a CDS encoding glycoside hydrolase family 31 protein, whose protein sequence is MNGDDLMRSVRAAGSLRGLRALRAALRRRRADARALPARGPERARVPGTVTEAEPRPGGGVVRFARAELEVRVAAGGAVFWSWDGAGPEPSYAVHGRPPGPDPRAVLEPDKDGGWRVVSERLTVNVSRYGAVQVCTPGGVVLRRELPPRWWEPVGGGPGRWLQRSEVPADARFFGLGGRANGPRLRDGTYRLWNTDPGGGFGPGDDPLYITMPVQLVVADAGTHLAFYDNTWDGRVVLREGEEGAGSGHDRPGASELRMEGGPLRCWVMAGTPSRVLQGWSALTGAPALPPSWALGPQHARWGFGTEREVRRIVGGYTGRGLPLAALHLDIDHYDAHQVFTVDRAAFPDVPRLAKDLAEDGVRLVSIVDPGVRAEPGGAVYESGRAAGAFVKDADGREVRGEVWPGECAFPDFTDPRARAWWGALYRERLDQGFAGVWHDMNEPVSFAPFGDRTLPRSARHDLDGHGGDHREGHNVYGLCMARAGYEGLRRLRPDERPFLFSRSGWAGMQRYGGTWSGDVATGWPGLRASLSLVLGLGLCGVPYSGPDVGGFTGSPSPELYLRWFQLGAWLPLFRTHAAKWAGRREPWEFGPEVLEAARAALLERQRLHPYFMTLAQLARLTGAPYVRPLWWSAPGDRALRDCEDSFLLGDALLVAPVLEHGADRRAVRLPRGRWYDTATGQAHEGPGQVLLDAPPARIPVLARAGSVIPVRGADGGLELEVWAPATGRTGGGIVLRDAGDGWEQARVERFSTRVENGRVVVERADGGPDCEVGHPVRVRGEAR, encoded by the coding sequence ATGAACGGCGATGACCTGATGCGCTCGGTGCGGGCGGCCGGTTCGCTGCGAGGACTGCGGGCCCTGCGCGCGGCCCTGCGGCGGCGCCGGGCGGACGCACGGGCCCTGCCGGCGCGCGGGCCGGAGCGGGCCCGGGTGCCGGGGACGGTGACCGAGGCCGAGCCGAGGCCGGGCGGCGGCGTGGTGCGCTTCGCGCGCGCCGAGCTGGAGGTGCGGGTCGCGGCGGGTGGCGCGGTGTTCTGGAGCTGGGACGGGGCGGGTCCCGAACCGTCGTACGCCGTGCACGGCCGGCCGCCGGGGCCGGATCCCAGGGCGGTCCTGGAGCCGGACAAGGACGGCGGCTGGCGCGTCGTGTCGGAGCGGCTGACCGTGAACGTCTCGCGGTACGGCGCGGTGCAGGTGTGCACGCCGGGAGGCGTGGTGCTGCGCCGGGAGCTGCCACCGCGCTGGTGGGAGCCGGTCGGCGGTGGTCCGGGGCGATGGCTGCAACGCTCCGAAGTCCCCGCCGACGCACGGTTCTTCGGCCTGGGCGGGCGGGCGAACGGGCCCCGGTTGCGGGACGGCACGTACCGGCTGTGGAACACCGATCCGGGCGGCGGCTTCGGGCCGGGCGACGACCCGCTGTACATCACGATGCCGGTGCAGCTGGTCGTCGCGGACGCGGGCACCCACCTCGCGTTCTACGACAACACCTGGGACGGCCGGGTGGTGCTGCGCGAGGGCGAGGAGGGCGCCGGGTCCGGGCACGACCGTCCGGGCGCGAGCGAGCTGCGCATGGAGGGCGGGCCCCTGCGCTGCTGGGTGATGGCGGGCACCCCCTCGCGGGTGCTCCAGGGCTGGTCGGCGCTGACCGGCGCCCCCGCCCTGCCCCCGTCGTGGGCGCTCGGCCCCCAGCACGCCCGCTGGGGTTTCGGCACCGAGCGCGAGGTGCGGCGGATCGTCGGCGGGTACACCGGGCGCGGCCTGCCGCTGGCCGCACTGCATTTGGACATCGATCACTACGACGCCCACCAGGTCTTCACCGTCGACCGGGCCGCTTTTCCCGATGTGCCGCGGCTGGCGAAGGACCTCGCCGAGGACGGGGTGCGCCTGGTCTCGATCGTGGACCCCGGCGTCCGGGCGGAACCCGGCGGCGCGGTGTACGAGAGCGGGCGCGCCGCCGGGGCCTTCGTCAAGGACGCCGACGGGCGCGAGGTGCGCGGGGAGGTGTGGCCCGGGGAGTGCGCCTTTCCGGACTTCACGGACCCGCGGGCCCGCGCCTGGTGGGGCGCGCTCTACCGGGAGCGGCTCGACCAGGGGTTCGCGGGGGTGTGGCACGACATGAACGAACCGGTGTCCTTCGCTCCGTTCGGGGACCGGACGCTGCCCCGATCCGCCCGGCACGACCTGGACGGCCACGGCGGCGACCACCGCGAGGGACACAACGTCTACGGCCTCTGCATGGCCCGCGCGGGGTACGAGGGGCTGCGTCGGCTGCGGCCCGACGAGCGGCCCTTCCTGTTCTCGCGCTCCGGGTGGGCCGGGATGCAGCGCTACGGCGGCACCTGGTCGGGCGATGTGGCGACGGGCTGGCCGGGGCTGCGCGCCTCGCTCTCCCTGGTTCTGGGCCTCGGCCTGTGCGGGGTGCCCTACTCGGGTCCCGACGTGGGCGGCTTCACCGGAAGCCCCTCCCCCGAGCTGTATCTGCGCTGGTTCCAACTCGGCGCCTGGCTGCCTCTGTTCCGTACGCACGCCGCCAAGTGGGCGGGTAGGCGCGAGCCCTGGGAGTTCGGTCCCGAGGTGCTCGAAGCCGCGCGGGCGGCGCTGCTCGAACGGCAGCGGCTGCACCCATACTTCATGACGCTGGCCCAGTTGGCGCGGCTGACCGGGGCGCCCTATGTGCGGCCGCTGTGGTGGAGCGCGCCGGGCGACCGGGCGCTGCGGGACTGCGAGGACTCCTTCCTGCTCGGGGACGCGCTGCTGGTGGCGCCGGTCCTGGAGCACGGCGCCGACCGCCGCGCGGTGCGGCTGCCACGGGGACGCTGGTACGACACCGCGACCGGGCAGGCCCACGAGGGGCCGGGTCAGGTGCTGCTCGACGCTCCGCCGGCCCGTATCCCCGTCCTCGCCCGGGCGGGCTCGGTGATCCCGGTGCGGGGTGCGGACGGCGGCCTGGAGCTTGAGGTGTGGGCGCCGGCCACCGGGCGTACCGGGGGCGGGATCGTGTTGCGGGACGCGGGGGACGGCTGGGAGCAGGCGCGGGTCGAGCGGTTCTCGACCCGGGTCGAGAACGGCCGGGTGGTGGTGGAGCGGGCCGACGGAGGTCCGGACTGCGAGGTCGGACACCCGGTGCGGGTGCGGGGCGAGGCGCGCTGA
- a CDS encoding acetoacetate--CoA ligase — protein MTSAANPDPQPAPLWQPDSERIAAARITRFQAWAAERYGAPAEGGYPALHRWSVEELDTFWQAVADWFDIRFSSPYETVLADRTMPGAQWFPGATLNYAEHALRAAEDPRRADAPALLHVDETHEPVATSWSELRRQVGSLAAELRALGVRPGDRVSGYLPNVPQAVTALLASAAVGAVWTSCAPDFGARSVLDRFQQVEPVVLFTVDGYRYGGKEHDRTDVVAELRRELPTLRAVVHIPLLGTPAPEGTLDWAALTAGDTEPVFEQVPFDHPLWVLYSSGTTGLPKAIVQSQGGILLEHFKQLGLHCDLGPEDRFFWYTSTGWMMWNFLVSGLLTGTTVILYDGSPGHPDTGAQWGVAERTGATLFGTSAAYVMACRKAGVHPARDVDLSRVKGVATTGSPLPPDGFRWLHDEVREDLWIASVSGGTDVCSCFAGAVPTLPVHIGELQAPCLGTDLQAWDAQGRPVVGEVGELVVTNPMPSMPIRFWNDPDGSRYRDSYFDMFPGVWRHGDWITLTDHGSVIIHGRSDSTLNRQGVRMGSADIYEVVERLPEIRESLVIGLEEPDGGYWMPLFIHLAEGAVLDDALRTKIKQAIREQLSPRHVPDEIIEAPGVPHTLTGKRIEVPVKRLLQGAALDKAVNPGSVDDLELLRFYEDIARKRG, from the coding sequence ATGACTTCAGCAGCGAACCCCGATCCGCAGCCCGCGCCCCTGTGGCAGCCGGACTCCGAACGCATCGCGGCCGCTCGGATCACCCGCTTCCAGGCCTGGGCCGCGGAGCGCTACGGGGCACCGGCCGAGGGCGGATACCCGGCTCTCCACCGCTGGTCGGTCGAGGAACTCGACACCTTCTGGCAGGCCGTCGCCGACTGGTTCGACATCCGCTTCTCCTCCCCGTACGAAACCGTCCTTGCCGATCGAACGATGCCCGGCGCCCAGTGGTTCCCGGGCGCCACCCTGAACTACGCGGAACACGCGCTGCGCGCCGCCGAGGACCCCCGGCGGGCCGACGCCCCCGCCCTGCTGCACGTCGACGAGACCCATGAACCCGTCGCGACGAGCTGGTCCGAGCTGCGCCGCCAGGTCGGCTCGCTCGCCGCCGAACTGCGTGCTCTGGGCGTGCGTCCCGGAGACCGGGTGAGCGGCTATCTGCCCAACGTCCCGCAGGCGGTCACCGCTCTGCTCGCCTCGGCCGCCGTCGGCGCGGTGTGGACCTCCTGCGCCCCCGACTTCGGAGCCCGCAGCGTCCTCGACCGCTTCCAGCAGGTCGAGCCGGTCGTCCTGTTCACCGTCGACGGCTACCGCTACGGCGGCAAGGAGCACGACCGCACCGACGTCGTCGCGGAGCTGCGCCGCGAACTGCCCACCCTGCGCGCCGTCGTGCACATCCCGCTGCTCGGCACCCCGGCCCCCGAAGGGACCCTCGACTGGGCCGCCCTGACCGCCGGGGACACGGAGCCGGTCTTCGAGCAGGTGCCCTTCGACCACCCCCTGTGGGTGCTCTACTCCTCCGGCACCACGGGACTGCCCAAGGCGATCGTGCAGTCCCAGGGCGGCATCCTGCTCGAACACTTCAAGCAGCTCGGACTGCACTGCGACCTCGGCCCCGAGGACCGCTTCTTCTGGTACACCTCCACCGGCTGGATGATGTGGAACTTCCTCGTCTCCGGCCTGCTCACCGGCACCACCGTCATCTTGTACGACGGCAGCCCGGGCCATCCCGACACGGGCGCCCAGTGGGGCGTGGCCGAGCGCACCGGCGCCACCCTGTTCGGCACGTCGGCGGCGTACGTCATGGCCTGCCGCAAGGCCGGGGTGCACCCGGCGCGTGATGTGGACCTGTCCCGCGTCAAGGGCGTCGCGACCACCGGGTCGCCGCTGCCGCCGGACGGGTTCCGCTGGCTCCACGACGAGGTGCGCGAGGACCTGTGGATCGCCTCGGTCAGTGGCGGTACCGACGTCTGTTCCTGCTTCGCGGGGGCGGTTCCCACGCTGCCCGTGCACATCGGCGAGCTCCAGGCCCCCTGCCTCGGCACCGACCTCCAGGCGTGGGACGCGCAGGGCCGGCCCGTCGTCGGCGAGGTCGGCGAACTCGTCGTCACCAACCCCATGCCCTCGATGCCGATCCGGTTCTGGAACGACCCCGACGGCAGCCGCTACCGCGACAGCTACTTCGACATGTTCCCGGGGGTGTGGCGGCACGGCGACTGGATCACCCTCACCGACCACGGCTCGGTGATCATCCACGGCCGCTCCGACTCGACCCTCAACCGCCAGGGCGTGCGCATGGGTTCGGCCGACATCTACGAGGTCGTCGAACGCCTCCCCGAGATCCGCGAATCCCTCGTCATCGGCCTCGAAGAACCCGACGGCGGCTACTGGATGCCCCTGTTCATCCACCTCGCCGAGGGCGCGGTCCTGGACGACGCGCTCCGCACGAAGATCAAGCAGGCCATCCGGGAGCAGCTCTCACCCCGCCATGTCCCCGACGAGATCATCGAGGCGCCGGGCGTCCCGCACACCCTCACCGGCAAGCGCATCGAGGTCCCCGTGAAGCGCCTGCTCCAAGGCGCCGCCCTCGACAAGGCCGTCAACCCCGGCTCGGTGGACGATCTGGAGCTGCTGCGCTTCTACGAGGACATCGCCCGCAAGCGCGGCTGA
- a CDS encoding aminotransferase class I/II-fold pyridoxal phosphate-dependent enzyme, with translation MYWYILQYVATQYSITGTTARGIASSVERAVADGGLGPGDALPPVRRLADELAVSPGTVAAAYKELRGRGVVVTRGRGGTVVAAAPAVASRRPPKVPDGLRDLAGGHPDPAFLPDLPGLAAPSSGPRSHRSTPRLPRLEERVRAWFDGDGVPSECVTFAHGALDCIARLLTTELRPGDAVAMEDPGYHHLLDLLQAMGLRTIAVAVDDEGMRPAELREALRAGARAVVCSPRAQNPYGGCFSAARRDELVEVLRQAPEVLVIENDHAAEIAGAELNSLTGGGLSRWAQVRTVTKYLGTDLRWAAAACDPVTLARHDGRLLLTSGWVSHLLQAAVLTLLDDPSAQLLVTRAEATYGERRTTFVKELAQRGITAHGVSGMNVWVPVRDESAVVNGLRTRGWWVAAGARFRMASAPGVRITVAGLGSAGAARLASDFAEVLGESEATYGG, from the coding sequence ATGTATTGGTACATACTTCAGTACGTGGCAACACAATATTCGATTACGGGTACGACAGCCAGGGGAATTGCCTCATCGGTGGAGCGCGCCGTCGCCGACGGAGGTCTCGGTCCCGGCGACGCGCTTCCGCCCGTGCGCAGGCTGGCCGATGAGCTGGCGGTGAGTCCGGGCACCGTGGCCGCCGCCTACAAGGAGCTGCGCGGGCGTGGCGTGGTGGTGACGCGGGGCCGGGGCGGAACCGTGGTGGCCGCGGCGCCCGCCGTCGCCTCGCGTCGGCCGCCCAAGGTGCCCGATGGGCTGCGGGACTTGGCGGGGGGCCATCCCGACCCGGCGTTCCTGCCGGACCTGCCGGGACTCGCCGCACCGTCGAGCGGACCACGCTCACACCGCTCCACCCCGCGGCTGCCGCGCCTGGAGGAGCGGGTGCGCGCCTGGTTCGACGGCGACGGGGTGCCCTCGGAGTGCGTGACGTTCGCGCACGGGGCACTCGACTGCATCGCACGGCTGCTGACCACCGAGCTGCGCCCCGGGGACGCGGTGGCCATGGAGGACCCCGGCTATCACCATCTGCTCGATCTGCTCCAGGCCATGGGTCTGCGCACGATCGCGGTGGCCGTGGACGACGAGGGGATGCGCCCGGCCGAGCTGCGCGAGGCGCTGCGGGCGGGGGCGCGGGCCGTCGTGTGCAGTCCCCGGGCGCAGAATCCGTACGGGGGCTGCTTCTCGGCGGCACGGCGCGACGAGTTGGTCGAGGTGCTGCGGCAGGCACCCGAGGTGCTGGTGATCGAGAACGACCATGCCGCCGAGATCGCCGGCGCCGAGCTCAACTCCCTTACCGGGGGCGGCCTTTCCCGCTGGGCGCAGGTGCGGACCGTGACCAAGTACCTCGGCACCGATCTGCGGTGGGCGGCCGCCGCGTGCGACCCGGTGACGCTGGCCCGGCACGACGGACGGCTGCTGCTCACTTCCGGATGGGTGAGCCATCTGTTGCAGGCGGCCGTGCTGACCCTGCTGGACGATCCCTCGGCCCAGCTCCTGGTGACGCGCGCGGAGGCCACCTATGGAGAGCGGCGTACGACCTTTGTCAAGGAGCTCGCCCAGCGTGGGATCACGGCGCACGGGGTGAGCGGGATGAATGTGTGGGTGCCGGTGCGCGACGAGTCCGCCGTCGTCAACGGGCTGCGCACGCGCGGCTGGTGGGTGGCGGCCGGGGCGCGGTTCCGGATGGCTTCGGCGCCCGGTGTACGGATCACCGTGGCGGGTCTCGGGAGTGCGGGGGCGGCGCGGCTGGCCTCGGACTTCGCCGAGGTGCTGGGCGAGTCCGAGGCCACGTACGGGGGTTGA
- a CDS encoding MFS transporter: MSWSRRRAALWERIPGGLDGRRMLSVAFVDRTGSGLWEAVSVLYFTYVAGLSLAQIGTLVAASGAVGIAGAPIGGRIADRLPLTRVLVGLQMLRAVAAFALLTTDNFALLLVFASLGSFGDRSANVLTKLYAARIAGPERVRYQAVSRTVANAGWAVGGLAAAGALAIGSVSAYTWLLAGNALSFLGSAAITTLCADPSTPTRTVAKSGEPTTGPNLTNPWRDRRYLAFVATETVLFLDDAVFKIGLPLWTVHATDAPHGLVPLLMVINNVMVVGLQVPLARFGATTPAARRLLLPLAATFALAGLAIAASATHGAAIATVFLVAATVAFTLAEIVHATISWELSIALAPDQAQGTYLGVHGLAQSVQRSLGPLAVTAAIATGPAGWIAFGTAIAGTCLTQHRLVRPRPRQTALSVPSVTVSEH, encoded by the coding sequence GTGAGCTGGAGTCGCCGTCGCGCCGCACTGTGGGAACGCATTCCAGGAGGCCTCGACGGCCGCCGCATGCTGTCCGTCGCCTTCGTCGACAGGACCGGAAGCGGCCTGTGGGAAGCCGTCTCCGTCCTCTACTTCACCTATGTGGCCGGGCTCTCCCTCGCCCAGATCGGCACCCTGGTCGCCGCCTCCGGCGCCGTCGGCATCGCCGGAGCCCCCATCGGCGGCCGCATCGCCGACCGGCTCCCCCTGACCCGCGTCCTCGTCGGCCTCCAAATGCTGCGCGCCGTCGCGGCGTTCGCGCTGCTGACCACCGACAACTTCGCCCTCCTGCTCGTCTTCGCCTCCCTGGGAAGCTTCGGCGACCGCTCGGCCAATGTGCTCACCAAGCTGTACGCGGCCCGCATCGCCGGGCCCGAGCGCGTGCGCTACCAAGCGGTCAGCCGGACCGTCGCCAACGCCGGCTGGGCGGTCGGCGGCCTCGCCGCGGCCGGCGCCCTCGCCATCGGCTCGGTCTCCGCCTACACCTGGCTCCTGGCCGGCAACGCCCTCTCCTTCCTCGGCTCCGCCGCCATCACCACCCTCTGCGCGGACCCCTCGACACCTACCCGCACCGTCGCCAAGTCCGGAGAGCCCACGACGGGACCGAACCTCACCAACCCCTGGCGCGACCGCCGTTACCTGGCCTTCGTGGCCACCGAAACCGTCCTCTTCCTCGACGACGCCGTGTTCAAAATCGGCCTCCCCCTGTGGACCGTGCACGCCACCGACGCCCCGCACGGCCTCGTCCCGCTGCTCATGGTGATCAACAACGTGATGGTGGTGGGCCTGCAAGTACCCCTCGCGCGCTTCGGCGCCACCACACCCGCGGCCCGGCGCCTGCTCCTCCCGCTCGCGGCCACCTTCGCGCTCGCGGGCCTCGCCATCGCCGCCTCCGCCACCCACGGCGCGGCGATCGCCACCGTCTTCCTCGTCGCCGCCACGGTCGCCTTCACCCTCGCCGAGATCGTCCACGCCACCATCTCCTGGGAACTCTCGATCGCCCTCGCCCCCGACCAGGCCCAGGGCACCTACCTCGGAGTTCACGGCCTGGCCCAGTCCGTCCAGCGCAGCCTCGGCCCCCTCGCCGTCACCGCCGCCATCGCCACCGGACCCGCGGGCTGGATCGCCTTCGGCACCGCCATCGCCGGAACCTGCCTGACCCAGCACCGACTGGTCCGCCCACGACCGCGCCAGACCGCACTGTCAGTGCCCTCGGTTACGGTGAGTGAGCATTGA
- the ptsP gene encoding phosphoenolpyruvate--protein phosphotransferase, translating into METTLRGVGVSHGVAIGEVRHMGTAVLEPPAKQIPASEHGREQGRARQAVEAVAADLMARGNLAGGEAQAVLEAQAMIAQDPELMSDVDRRIVVGSTAERAVYDAFSHYRELLAGAGEYMAGRVADLDDVRNRIVARLLGVPMPGVPDSDEPYVLIARDLAPADTALLDPALVLGFVTEEGGPTSHSAILARALGVPAIVALPGAGELAEGTLVAVDGSTGEIFVDPSPEKRAELERAAAERRAALSASSGPGATSDGHKVPLLANVGGPADVPAALEAGAEGVGLFRTEFLFLDDSAKAPSEEKQVEAYRKVLEAFPEGRVVVRVLDAGADKPLDFLTPADEPNPALGVRGLRSLLDHPEVLRTQLTALAKAAEGLPVYLEVMAPMVADRTDAKAFADACREAGLRAKFGAMVEIPSAALRARSILQEVEFLSLGTNDLAQYAFAADRQVGAVSRLQDPWQPALLDLISMSAEAAKAEGKSCGVCGEAASDPLLACVLTGLGVTSLSMGAASIPYVRATLAKHTLAQCERAASAARAADTAEDARKAAQAVLSGE; encoded by the coding sequence ATGGAGACAACGCTGCGAGGCGTCGGCGTGAGCCACGGTGTGGCGATCGGCGAGGTTCGGCACATGGGCACGGCGGTTCTCGAGCCGCCTGCCAAGCAGATCCCGGCATCGGAGCACGGGCGCGAACAGGGGCGCGCCCGCCAGGCCGTGGAAGCTGTGGCCGCCGACCTGATGGCGCGGGGCAACCTGGCCGGCGGTGAGGCGCAGGCCGTGCTCGAGGCCCAGGCGATGATCGCCCAGGACCCGGAGCTCATGTCCGACGTCGACCGTCGCATCGTCGTGGGCAGCACGGCCGAGCGGGCCGTGTACGACGCGTTCTCGCACTACCGGGAGCTGCTCGCGGGTGCCGGCGAGTACATGGCGGGGCGCGTCGCCGACCTCGACGACGTACGGAACCGGATCGTGGCGCGTCTGCTGGGCGTGCCGATGCCGGGTGTGCCGGACAGTGACGAGCCGTATGTGCTCATCGCCCGGGACCTCGCGCCCGCCGACACCGCCCTGCTCGACCCGGCGCTGGTGCTCGGCTTCGTGACCGAGGAGGGCGGGCCGACCAGCCACAGCGCCATCCTTGCCCGGGCGCTCGGTGTGCCCGCGATCGTCGCCCTGCCCGGCGCCGGTGAGCTGGCCGAGGGCACGCTCGTCGCGGTGGACGGCAGCACCGGCGAGATCTTCGTCGACCCGAGCCCGGAGAAGCGGGCCGAGCTGGAGCGGGCCGCCGCCGAGCGCAGGGCCGCGCTGTCCGCCTCGTCCGGTCCGGGTGCCACCTCGGACGGCCACAAGGTGCCGCTGCTCGCCAATGTCGGCGGTCCCGCCGATGTCCCGGCCGCGCTGGAGGCGGGTGCCGAGGGCGTCGGTCTGTTCCGTACCGAGTTCCTCTTCCTCGACGACTCCGCCAAGGCGCCGTCGGAGGAGAAGCAGGTCGAGGCGTACCGCAAGGTGCTTGAGGCGTTCCCCGAGGGGCGCGTCGTGGTGCGGGTTCTGGACGCGGGGGCCGACAAGCCGCTCGACTTCCTGACTCCGGCCGACGAGCCGAACCCCGCGCTGGGCGTGCGTGGTCTGCGCTCGCTGCTCGACCACCCCGAGGTGCTGCGTACGCAGTTGACGGCGCTGGCCAAGGCCGCCGAGGGTCTGCCGGTGTACCTCGAGGTCATGGCGCCGATGGTGGCCGACCGTACGGACGCCAAGGCGTTCGCGGACGCGTGCCGGGAGGCCGGGCTTCGGGCGAAGTTCGGAGCGATGGTGGAGATTCCCTCCGCCGCGCTGCGTGCCCGCTCGATCCTCCAGGAGGTCGAGTTCCTTTCGCTCGGCACCAACGACCTGGCGCAGTACGCCTTCGCGGCCGACCGTCAGGTGGGTGCGGTGTCCCGGCTCCAGGACCCGTGGCAGCCCGCGCTGCTCGACCTGATCTCGATGTCGGCCGAGGCCGCCAAGGCCGAGGGCAAGAGCTGTGGTGTGTGTGGCGAGGCTGCCTCCGATCCGCTGTTGGCGTGTGTCCTGACGGGGCTTGGTGTCACCAGCCTGTCGATGGGTGCCGCTTCCATTCCTTATGTACGCGCGACGCTGGCGAAGCACACGCTGGCCCAGTGCGAGCGTGCGGCGTCGGCGGCTCGTGCCGCGGACACCGCCGAGGACGCGCGCAAGGCCGCGCAGGCGGTGCTGTCCGGCGAGTGA